GGCCGACCAGCAGGGCCGTCAGCACCATGGTGGCGGCCATCGCCGCCACCACGGCCATCTGGGTCCACAGCAGTCGGCGTCCCCAATTGCCGCGCGGGTTGGGCGGCATCACTGCCCTCGGCCCATCCGGTAGCCGACGCCGCGCACCGTCTGCACGAACCGAGGCTGGGAGGGGTCGTCACCGAGCTTCTTGCGCAAGTGCGCGATGTGCACGTCGACCAAGTGGTCGTCGCCGACCCAGTCCTCGCCCCACACGGCGTCGGTGAGCTGGCGGCGGTTCAGCACCCGGCCGGGGTGTTCGGCCAAGGCCTGCAGCAGGTCGAACTCGGTACGGGTCAGCTCCACCGGTGAGGCGTCGAGCTCCACCCGACGAGACGACTGGTCCACGGTGAGGGCGCCGATGCGCAGGACCGAGGCCGTGGTGCCCGCACCGCCGGCGCGGGGGCGCCGCAACAGTACTTGGATGCGGGCCACCAGCTCGCGCGGGCTGAACGGTTTGGTCATGTAGTCGTCCGCGCCGACCGACAGCCCGATCAGCTTGTCGACCTCGTCGGCGCGGGCCGTGAGCATCAACACGTAGCAGTCGCTAAAGGTGCGCAGTTGGCGGCACACCTCCACCCCGTCCATGCCCGGCAGGCCCAGGTCCAGCACCACCACGTCGGGGGCCGTGGCCCGGACAAGGTCAAGCGCGACCAGCCCGTCGCCGCAGGTCTGGGCCGACATGCCGGCCCGCTCGAGGTAGTTCTTCACCGTGCCCGACAGAACCGGCTCGTCGTCGACGACCAGGACACTCGGCGCAACCGCAGCAGACGCGCTATTCATGACACCACCTCACCACGAACCCGGCCGGGGATCACTTCGACGGTGCGGCACTGGGCATCATCGTCGAGTGGTCCATGCCCGTCATGCCACCCATGTCGTGGTTCATGCCCGGCATGCTGACCATGTCGTGCTGCGTTGAGGCGGGTGCCGTCGGCGTGTAGCCCATGACGGCAGGGTCGAGCATGCCGAAGATCATCGCGACGTGGGCCACCACCAGGAACACGGCCACCATCGCCACGTGCAGGCGACGGCGCCCGGCCTCGCTGCGACCCAAGAGTCCGGCCTCCAGCAGGCTGATCACCAGTAGCGGCAGGCCACCGGCCAGGTAGGAAAGGACAGCGATCACGTCCGCGGGGCCACGCCAGCCGCCGTGGACCGTCAGCGGAACCACGGCAGTGATGAGCAGGTGCTGGCCGATGAACACCCACACCGGACCCGCCAGCAGCCCGGCCCAGTGACTCACCTTCGTCACCCATCCCGGCGCCGGCCGATCACCGCGACGAGCCAGCAGCATCACCAGCTCGGTGATCGCAAGGGTTTCGGCCAGCACCACCGGAAGTGCCATGAACAACAGGAGGTTCCACGGCTGCCGTACGGCCAGCAGTCCCATGTAATGGGTCATCGGCATCCCCTCCATGCCCGACCCCGAGGTCAAGTCAGGGGCGATCAGGGCCAAGGCGGCAGCTGCGAGAGTGCCGACACCCAGGGCAAACAGCGGCACTGTACGGGAGGAGTTCTCGTTCGAGGTCGTGGCCACAAGCCTCGAAGCCCCACATCGAGGCCCGGGCAAGGGAATGTGAAGATTCGGTCAAGCCGGTCTCCGGGTAGACATGGGGCCAGAACAGACCGTCACCATGGGGCCAATCGAAGTTGACAGAGCCACAGGATGATGAGCACCGCGCCGAGGGAGAACTGCGCGAGCTGGGCGAACGTCAGCGTCATGCGCGCTCGACGGACGCCTCACCCGCGCCGAGATCGCGGATGGCGGCGCGCTGCGCGAGGCGGTGCTCGCGACGGATCTGCGCGGCGCGGAAGCGGCGCTTCTCCTCCTCCGTCACCGGTTCGAGTGTCGGCACCTGACGCGGCCTGCCCGACTCGTCGACGCCGACCATGACGAGGAACGCCGTCGCGACGTGGACCGGGGGCGTGCGATCGTCCCACCGTGTCGTCTCGACGCGCGCGCCGACCTCCATCGACGAACGACCCGCCCAGTTGACCTGCGTCTTCACCGTCAGCACGTCACCGACGCGCACCGGGGCCAGGAACAGCATCTCGTCCATCGCGGCCGTGACGGCGGGGCCCTGCGCGAAGCGCGCCGAGACGGCGCCCGCGGCGTCGTCGACGAACTTCATGATGTTGCCACCATGGACGGTGCCGAGCAGGTTCGTGTGCTGGTTGCCCATGATCTGGCTGAGGACGAGTTGTGTGTCGGAGGGAGCGGTCATGACCGCCATTGTCTCGCAGGATCTCAGCGGTTCGTGACGAGCCCGGCGCCCTCGAGGTGGGTGAACTCGTTGAACGTCAGCAACCGAGGGCCGTGACGATCGATCGTGATGCGCGTGACGCCCGTGTTGACCGCCGCGAGGGTGAAGTGCTTCCACGCGTCGAGGCTGCCGCCGGCGGTGAGGTGAGCCGCCGTCCAGCACACCGGGCCGGCCGACGTCACGACGACGACGTGCTCGTGCGCGGCGTCGACGAGATCGTCGAGCGCCTCGTTCGTGCGCGAGGTGAACTGCTCGAAGCTCTCCGGGTACTCGTGGTCGTACTGGCCGCCACTCCAGCGATCGACGGCCTTCTCGAACGTCTCCTCGAACGCGATGCGCGGACGCAACGTACGCACCATGTCGGCCTTCAACACGAGCATGTTCTTGTACGCCGGTTTGTACGCCGTCAGGAGCGCGCGATGATCGAGCTCGTTCCAGCGCTCGTCGAGACCACGCGCCACGACGCGCGGGGCATGCGCGGCGATGATGGCGTCATCAGGCTGTTCATCGGGTTTCGGGTGAGGGGGCTTGCCTCTGGAGGGTTTTCTCGGCGCGTGTGTGGCGGCGTCCTGGGTGCCCTCCAGGTGTTGCGCTCGGTCTGTTTCTCGGTCGCTCGACGCCGGGGCGGGCGGCGTGGCCGGCGCCTCCGATTCGTCCGCGCGGGGGTGAGCGGGCGTCGTCACGTGTGTGAGTTCGGTGGCGGGGACGTCGTCGAGATGCCAGCCGGCACCCGCGGCGATCTCGGCGAGAGTCTGACGGTGGCGCTTCATCGAACCACTGACGATGAGGCTCGGTGCGACGCCGTGCGCGGCGAAGTGCTTGCCGAGCAGATACGCCTGCTCGTGGCCCGTCTCGGAGAGGTTGTCGTAGTCGGACTTGCCGAAGGACGCCTGCCCGTGGCGCACGAGCCAGACCGAACGCGTTTCCATGGACCAATCTTGCCGCACCACGTGCTACCCGCGGGTAGCCTTTCGTCGTGCATTCCACGACCGCCCTCGAGGCCACCGTCACGACCACGAGCGGGCTCACGAGCCACGTCACCTTCATTCCCGTCGACGACCCGGCGGCGCCCGTCCTCGTCATCCGACCGGCGTTCGGGGCGCCCGCGTCGTACTACCGGCACCTGACGCCGGCGCTCGCCGAGGCGGGGCTCGCGAGCCTCGTCGTCGAGTACCCGGGGCGGGAGACGCGCGACGGAATCGGGCGCGAGACGACGTACGGCTACGACGCGCTCGCGACCGGGGTGCACGAGAGCGTCGTGACGCACGTGCGCGAGCTTCGGCCCGACGCCCCGGTCGTGCTGCTCGGGCACAGCCTCGGCGGGCACGTGTCGATCTTCGCGGCGGCGCTGCACCCGGATGGGCCGGCCGCGGTCGACGGCGTGATCCTCGCGGCGTCGGCAAGTCCCTACTGGCGGGGGTACGGGGCGCCCGGCAGGGTGCGCTCCTTCGCGGGGACAGCGCTGATGGCGACCGTCGCGCGCGCCGTCGGGTACTGGCCGGGCGACCGGCTGAAGTTCTGGGGGCGCCAATCGCGGGTGCTCGTGCAGGACTGGTCGCGGATGGCGCGTACCGGGCGCGTGCGTCCGTCGGGGGCTCAGATCGACTACGAGGCGGCGTTGGGGGCCTATGGCGGGCAGGTGCTCGCGATCTCACTGCCGAACGACTCGTTCGCACCCGTCGGCGGGCTCGAGCAGATGCTGCGCTGGGTGCCTAAGGCGCGCGTGACGCGCTGGCACTCGCCGGACGATCTCGGGCACATCCAGTGGGTGCGCCGCAACGCCGACGTCGTGCCCGTCATCGCTGCGTGGGTCGAAGAAAATATCGCGGCTCGGTGACGGGGTGCGTGATGGGTGTTGACGCCTGGCGGCGGGGGTAGTTGCACGAGTCATGTGCATCTGCACGTGGAATGTGCGGCACATTCCTCGTGCAGATGCGCAGAAGTCGTGCAGCTAAAAACTGCGATTGCGTCCGGTCGATGACGAAGCGTGCAGGTTCCAGATCCGACGAGCGACGTCGACGTACTGCTCGCGTGGGCCTGCGGTGGAGGGTGTCTCTGGTTCGGCGGCGCTCTCGCCATCGCTGTCGAAGCAGTGGACGAACGTCGCGTGGACGAGGGTGAGGACGTCGTCCGGGCTCGTGCACGCAGGCAGTCCCGAGGCGATGTACTCGGCCTCGGCGTTGAACTCGTCCGACGGCGCGCCGATCTCGGCGAGCCCGAGGAGGTTTGCGGCGTCGAGGATCTCGCTGATGCGGGGTGCCACCGTCGAGCCCAGCAGGCGCGCCGGGATGACGTGTGGCTCGCCCTGTTCGCGCGTGACGCGCCAGGCCACGCCACCGGGTTTCTCGGTGACGGCGTAGGTGGAGGTGCCGTACTCGGTGTCGCGGTGCCAGACGAGCGCAACGCCGTCATCGGCGGCATGGCCGTCGGGCAGGGCGCCGTCAGCGACCCACCGCCGGTACTTCTCGGCGCGGCCCAGTTCACCGAACAGGTGGGGGCACGCGCTGCCGGGGAGAAAGCCGAGGCCGTCATCGAGGGGTGCGAGTGGGCCGAACGAGTCGGTCGACGACGCCTCGAACCAGCAGTTCATGCCGGCGCTGATACCGGCCAGGACGGTGCCGTTCGCCGCGGCTTCGCGCAGGAGGTCGGGCAGGCCGTGCGTGCGCCAGATCGCGAGCAGGTTGGCCGTCGACCCACCGCCGACGTAGACGACGTCCTGGGTGAGGACGTGGCGGGGGTCGCAGGTCCAGTTGGCGTTCGCGGACTTGGTGAACAGCGACAGGACGCTCGTCTCGGTGCGCCCGGCGAAGGCTTGCTCGAACTTCGCGGCGTAGCCGAGGTCGTCGCCGCTGGCCGTGGGGACGAAGCAGACGCAGGGACGCTCGGCGCGCGTCAGCTCGAGGATGTGCTCGTCGATCGGCGTGACGGCGCCCTCCTGAGAGAAACCCCCGCCGCCGAGGGTGACGATCGTGCCGGTGAAGTTCGTCATCCCTCGATTGTCGCCGAGGCGATGCGTGGTGGCGACAGACTTTCAGTCGGTGGGGTTTGGTCTGCCGTCGGGTGTGGGTGTGGGTGCGGGGCGCCGGTCCGTCGTCGTGACTCGCCGTCATGGGTCGTGGAGCTCGTCGCTCTGGGCCCAGCTTCCGGCGTGGTTGAGGACGACGGTGAATGTGGACGAAAATCGCCGATGGGTACGAGAATCGCAGGTGAGCACACGCGTCGCCGGCGTGGATCGTGAGATGCCGGGGTGAATGCGACGGCTCGCACTCACCCCGGCATCTCACGCCCGGGCCCGACCGGCGTTCACGCGACGGGTAGGGCGCTCCCGTCATGAACGGAAAGCGCGGCGCGGCTCAGGCCGCAGCCTTCGCCGGAGCGTGCGAACCGTGCGGCGCCAGCGAGTTGGCCGGCTTCGTCAGGGGCTTCGGGGCCACCTTCGCGTGGTGCTTGCCGACCGGCTTGGCCTTCGGCAGCGCCTTGTTCGCGTCCTTGCCATGCGGCTTGGGTGCGGCCTTCGCGTGAGCAGGCTTGGGTGCAGTCTTGCCATGCTTCACCGTCGCCGGCTTGGGCTGCGGCTTGGCCTTCTCACCCGGCTTGCCGTGCTGCGCCGGGGCGGGCTTGCCGTGCGCCTTCGTCTTGCCCGGGTGCGCCGCCTTCGTGCTCGCGGTGCTGCTCTTCGAGTTGGACACGCTCGTCGTCGTGCTCGAGCTGTTGCCCGTCGAGCTGGACGCGCTCGACGCCTTCGTGCTCGTGGACGTCGTCGTGCCCGATGTGGCGCTCGTGCTCGGCGAGGCGCTCGTCGACGAGCTGGAGGTGCTCGTCGTGGGCGCGCTCGTCATGCTCGACCAGCAGCTGCT
This region of Dermacoccus nishinomiyaensis genomic DNA includes:
- a CDS encoding response regulator transcription factor encodes the protein MNSASAAVAPSVLVVDDEPVLSGTVKNYLERAGMSAQTCGDGLVALDLVRATAPDVVVLDLGLPGMDGVEVCRQLRTFSDCYVLMLTARADEVDKLIGLSVGADDYMTKPFSPRELVARIQVLLRRPRAGGAGTTASVLRIGALTVDQSSRRVELDASPVELTRTEFDLLQALAEHPGRVLNRRQLTDAVWGEDWVGDDHLVDVHIAHLRKKLGDDPSQPRFVQTVRGVGYRMGRGQ
- a CDS encoding DUF6803 family protein, whose amino-acid sequence is MALIAPDLTSGSGMEGMPMTHYMGLLAVRQPWNLLLFMALPVVLAETLAITELVMLLARRGDRPAPGWVTKVSHWAGLLAGPVWVFIGQHLLITAVVPLTVHGGWRGPADVIAVLSYLAGGLPLLVISLLEAGLLGRSEAGRRRLHVAMVAVFLVVAHVAMIFGMLDPAVMGYTPTAPASTQHDMVSMPGMNHDMGGMTGMDHSTMMPSAAPSK
- a CDS encoding acyl-CoA thioesterase; the encoded protein is MTAPSDTQLVLSQIMGNQHTNLLGTVHGGNIMKFVDDAAGAVSARFAQGPAVTAAMDEMLFLAPVRVGDVLTVKTQVNWAGRSSMEVGARVETTRWDDRTPPVHVATAFLVMVGVDESGRPRQVPTLEPVTEEEKRRFRAAQIRREHRLAQRAAIRDLGAGEASVERA
- a CDS encoding histidine phosphatase family protein, with amino-acid sequence METRSVWLVRHGQASFGKSDYDNLSETGHEQAYLLGKHFAAHGVAPSLIVSGSMKRHRQTLAEIAAGAGWHLDDVPATELTHVTTPAHPRADESEAPATPPAPASSDRETDRAQHLEGTQDAATHAPRKPSRGKPPHPKPDEQPDDAIIAAHAPRVVARGLDERWNELDHRALLTAYKPAYKNMLVLKADMVRTLRPRIAFEETFEKAVDRWSGGQYDHEYPESFEQFTSRTNEALDDLVDAAHEHVVVVTSAGPVCWTAAHLTAGGSLDAWKHFTLAAVNTGVTRITIDRHGPRLLTFNEFTHLEGAGLVTNR
- a CDS encoding alpha/beta hydrolase family protein, with the translated sequence MHSTTALEATVTTTSGLTSHVTFIPVDDPAAPVLVIRPAFGAPASYYRHLTPALAEAGLASLVVEYPGRETRDGIGRETTYGYDALATGVHESVVTHVRELRPDAPVVLLGHSLGGHVSIFAAALHPDGPAAVDGVILAASASPYWRGYGAPGRVRSFAGTALMATVARAVGYWPGDRLKFWGRQSRVLVQDWSRMARTGRVRPSGAQIDYEAALGAYGGQVLAISLPNDSFAPVGGLEQMLRWVPKARVTRWHSPDDLGHIQWVRRNADVVPVIAAWVEENIAAR
- a CDS encoding Type 1 glutamine amidotransferase-like domain-containing protein: MTNFTGTIVTLGGGGFSQEGAVTPIDEHILELTRAERPCVCFVPTASGDDLGYAAKFEQAFAGRTETSVLSLFTKSANANWTCDPRHVLTQDVVYVGGGSTANLLAIWRTHGLPDLLREAAANGTVLAGISAGMNCWFEASSTDSFGPLAPLDDGLGFLPGSACPHLFGELGRAEKYRRWVADGALPDGHAADDGVALVWHRDTEYGTSTYAVTEKPGGVAWRVTREQGEPHVIPARLLGSTVAPRISEILDAANLLGLAEIGAPSDEFNAEAEYIASGLPACTSPDDVLTLVHATFVHCFDSDGESAAEPETPSTAGPREQYVDVARRIWNLHASSSTGRNRSF
- a CDS encoding transglycosylase family protein; this translates as MTHFDTTTDPIRSHDTTDAAPKQKRKRAMTLASGIALVGVAGAGLASTASAATSTSSSSASSVLAKIKSCESGGNYQAVNASSGASGAYQFLNSTWKGLSASAGYTTAASAPASVQDAAALELYNQAGTSPWAASSSCWSSMTSAPTTSTSSSSTSASPSTSATSGTTTSTSTKASSASSSTGNSSSTTTSVSNSKSSTASTKAAHPGKTKAHGKPAPAQHGKPGEKAKPQPKPATVKHGKTAPKPAHAKAAPKPHGKDANKALPKAKPVGKHHAKVAPKPLTKPANSLAPHGSHAPAKAAA